A window of Hevea brasiliensis isolate MT/VB/25A 57/8 unplaced genomic scaffold, ASM3005281v1 Scaf7, whole genome shotgun sequence genomic DNA:
tccacaactctctcccataacatcatagtatggctcatgagtttaattcccctatagtttgagcaactctgtatatctcccttatttttaaaaataagtactaaaatacttctcctccattcatcaggcattttctttgaatttaaaatcttattaaacaatttagttaaccatgccactcccatatctcccaaacacttcaatGCCTTTCAAACTCTGacattaaaaaaaatagataaCTGGTCTGAATTCAATGGAGTAAAGTAGGAAAAGACATAGTTGATGCGGCATAATTGATGCTGTgtagctccatatgactaaaaaTTTTACGATTTGAACAGTTTTTCACATGGTTATGCAGTCATCCACTGATGCCAGCTTAGTTATACAAATTATTAATTTTGGTAAGATCTCCAATTTACCAGCAATTCAAcgttattaataatatttatctgCTCTACTGCATAGAGTatcttaatttaataatataatctcATATGTTAGAGCACCAAATTTCAGTGGGATGTCCAAGTTTATATTTTGTAATAAGTAAAGGTCAAAGCATAGAAAAATCTCAATTAACAGATGGACCTGCAAAAGAGCCTGAATTTCTCTTCTCAACCAACTTTGCAGCCACCGATTTGGTTGAAGATACTTATGGGACTTCCAATATCGCAATATGTTAACTATATTGCTCAAGATACTTGACTGAACACAAATTTACTGAAAAACATATATAGGTATTGATTTGTTGGGAAATAGCATTAAAAAACAAATATCAATTTAACAAAACAAGAATAAAATGGGAAGTAGTAGAGAACCTGGTTCAGTATAATAGCATTTTAATCTATACTTGTGAGCTTTTGAAAAGAAAGAACtggaaaaaaaaagaagtaaactAAGTAAACCGATTTTAATATAGTGAAGGTTTGAAAGGGAAAAACAAGAATATAGAAATAGGTACCTAAGCTCAAAACTATCATTTATATACTGCCTTTGGAATGAACTTCCATCGTATCCATAAATTATTGAAAGGTTTTCTGTCTGCAGAATAGTCAAACAATACCGTCATTAACAACAAATTTTACACAAAGACATCATTCCTGTAATCAATAAGGCAAAGCAAAAGGCCTGCATTGTTATGTGAAGCTAAAGTGAAACATAAGTGGAACAAAGCAAACCTTGCACAAAGGACATTTTACAGAAGAAGGTGCATGAGAATGCTTGCCAGCAACTACTTTAGTCCAATTCAAAATGCAACTGTAACAAAATTTATCTGCAACACAGGAATAAGAGGAACAAATGACCCACCATCATCTTGCATCATTCCCTAACCTTGCCCTCGCCCACAAACCCAAcagctccccccccccccccgacCAACAAAATCCCAACACCACAAAAATATATATGTAAAGAAAGCATGCACACACAAGCACTCATGAACACGCTGGTAACTGAAAAGCTTTGCCAATACAAGCTCAAATGAGGTTTGTACAGAATTGTAGTAAAATTGCTCAAATACCCACATTTAGTATTGATTCATAATGCACAATTACTATCATAAAGGTTTCAAATTGCTTTCTTTTCATATAATCCTTAACAATTCTTAAGCGCCTAATCACTACTAACCGAAATGAACACCAAAAATCAAGTGGAGGTTAAACAACAAAAAGCACAAGAAGAGAGCTttcatacaaataccaaacaaggaATTGGGTCAATAATAGACATACGAATTGTTAAGAAGaatgaaaaacaaaaagaaaatgtaCGATTTTTGAGAGAAATCAAGACAACGTACGGAAACAGGAATCAAGATAGGATTCTTGAAGGAAGGGACCGAGGCAGATGGGGCATGGATTGGAGTCCCGCGAAGAGGAAGAGTGATTCTCGTTGCTTTTAGCTTCATCTTGGTCCATTGTTTTTCTTGAACTCGCTAGATTTCTCCTTCCCACTCCAATGGCGACTTCAACCATCCAtggaaattattataaaataa
This region includes:
- the LOC131177654 gene encoding uncharacterized protein LOC131177654 — translated: MDQDEAKSNENHSSSSRDSNPCPICLGPFLQESYLDSCFHKFCYSCILNWTKVVAGKHSHAPSSVKCPLCKTENLSIIYGYDGSSFQRQYINDSFELSSFFSKAHKYRLKCYYTEPGSLLLPILFFILSNIVNILRYWKSHKYLQPNRWLQSWLRREIQALLQEEDVEIIVHHILGVVDSFLRRGDQSHQMRTPETKQREFKNLVSDAARPFLAARTERFVNELELFLASGLNIEAYDEVYMQQLGWNTPRLIGEGADVEHNEHTPIVPYLYIFDDSDETD